Proteins from a single region of Palaemon carinicauda isolate YSFRI2023 chromosome 1, ASM3689809v2, whole genome shotgun sequence:
- the LOC137650741 gene encoding uncharacterized protein, protein MNNSSQSPPENRIGDGTMDSISEVSREAAQTIYCEDRRLPDSSQGLYLTLSKAPINFDRLKNLKDQLPNVFPPEVCSKIAVSLRDSSLHKYENLYNIFKSFIHKEYGRDNKFPLLAIILFFNHLIDKGLSYNTLKSYRAALGPILSGYFPGYCLAEDKYVKAMISGVNRRKPRNSHQFPGWDLDKVISFLNTTRDNSTLLLTQKTLFLVALACPLRANQFNNLSISRSTFTPEHIVLRNHPSFMAKNQKNNYTPIEISFRKLPNRPKICPVRQLNFYLEYTNKVCMERNIDRKDHIWLDEHFKIMSLQKMRQLFRECIFRADPNATKQSTNFHSIRGQASSRLLYNGVSIQEIMSRMNWRSDSVFSSYYALLGLQGAFDAVVAGLHLQAP, encoded by the exons atgaataactcctcccagagccccccagagaataggatag gggacggaaccatggattccattagtgaagtcagtcgcgaagcagcacaaacgatatattgtgaagatcgaagactaccagatagttctcaaggattgtatctcaccctcagcaaagctccaatcaactttgatcgccttaaaaatttaaaggatcagctccctaacgtctttcctcctgaggtttgctccaaaattgctgtcagcttgagggacagctccttgcacaagtatgaaaacctatacaacatttttaaaagtttcattcacaaggagtatggaagagacaacaaattccccctgttagcaattattttatttttcaatcaccttatagacaagggtctgtcttacaacaccctgaagagctacagagcagctttaggtcctatcttgtcaggctatttcccaggttactgtcttgcagaggacaaatatgtcaaagcaatgatatcgggagttaatagaaggaaacctagaaattctcaccagttccctggctgggatctagacaaagtaatttcgtttctcaacaccacgagagataactctaccttactactgacacagaaaaccttgttcctagtagccttagcttgccctttaagagctaatcaatttaacaatctcagcatttccaggagcaccttcaccccagaacacattgtcttacggaaccacccttccttcatggccaaaaaccaaaagaacaactacacgccaatagagatcagctttaggaagcttcctaacagaccaaaaatatgtccagtcagacaattgaacttctatttggaatacacaaacaaagtctgtatggaaagaaacatagacaggaaagaccacatatggctagatgaacacttcaagataatgtctctacaaaaaatgagacaactttttagggagtgcattttcagagccgacccaaatgcaactaaacagtcaacgaattttcactctataaggggtcaagcttcatcaagactgctatacaatggagtatctatacaagaaatcatgtccagaatgaattggagaagcgactctgtcttcagctcttactatgctctcctcggcttacagggagctttcgatgctgtggtcgctggacttcatcttcaagccccctga